The Haloprofundus salinisoli genome includes a region encoding these proteins:
- a CDS encoding Rid family detoxifying hydrolase, which produces MRTISTDDAPTAVGAYSQATTNGDILFTAGQLPMTADGELLDDATVGEQTRQCLKNVEAILEAEGRSIDDVLKTTVFLNDIDDFDAFNEAYSEFFGVEPPARSAVEVANVPKGAAIEIEAVAVAD; this is translated from the coding sequence ATGCGAACTATTAGTACCGATGACGCGCCGACAGCTGTCGGGGCATACAGTCAGGCGACGACAAACGGCGACATCCTCTTCACCGCAGGACAGCTCCCGATGACGGCTGACGGGGAACTGCTGGACGACGCCACCGTCGGCGAGCAGACGAGACAGTGTCTAAAGAACGTCGAGGCGATTCTCGAAGCCGAGGGGCGGTCGATAGACGACGTACTCAAGACAACAGTCTTCCTCAACGATATCGACGATTTCGATGCGTTCAATGAGGCCTACAGCGAGTTCTTCGGTGTCGAACCGCCCGCTCGTAGCGCCGTCGAAGTCGCAAACGTCCCAAAGGGTGCAGCGATCGAGATCGAAGCGGTCGCCGTCGCCGACTGA
- a CDS encoding formyltetrahydrofolate deformylase: MTRESTEITVVGDDDSGLIADITALLFDHSVNITDLDQAVRDGTFRMTMRVDISEMTVDRETFRGKLHDLGDEFDVDVRVRFPSNCENQSIAVLVTKESHCLEALLERWHDGELGADIDVVIGNHDALEPLAAEYDVPFHDVGDENGAPDEEELLDHLAEYDVDLIALARYIRILSPEVVFRYEQRIINVHPSLLPSFPGAAAYRQALEEGVRVAGVTAHYVTTDLDQGPIISQRAFNVPADATEAELKARGQPLEAEALIEAVQLHLDDQLTVQQGRTEVEEPDRVDVQLGAPEELDLANPDAPRDRHEESAVSDGETTAVADD, translated from the coding sequence ATGACCCGCGAGTCGACCGAGATAACGGTCGTCGGCGACGACGATTCGGGACTCATCGCCGACATCACCGCACTCCTGTTCGACCACAGCGTCAACATCACCGACCTCGACCAGGCGGTTCGAGATGGGACCTTCCGGATGACGATGCGTGTCGATATTTCCGAGATGACGGTCGACCGGGAGACGTTCCGGGGAAAACTGCACGACCTGGGTGACGAGTTCGACGTCGACGTGCGGGTCCGGTTCCCGTCGAACTGCGAGAACCAGTCTATCGCCGTCCTCGTGACGAAAGAGAGCCACTGCCTCGAAGCGCTTCTCGAACGGTGGCACGACGGCGAACTCGGTGCCGACATCGATGTCGTTATCGGGAACCACGACGCGCTGGAGCCGCTGGCGGCCGAATACGACGTCCCGTTCCACGACGTCGGCGACGAGAACGGAGCGCCAGACGAAGAGGAGCTACTCGACCACCTCGCCGAGTACGACGTTGACCTCATTGCGCTGGCCCGCTACATCCGGATTCTCTCCCCCGAAGTCGTCTTCCGGTACGAACAGCGCATCATCAACGTTCACCCGAGTCTGCTCCCGTCGTTCCCCGGTGCGGCCGCCTACCGGCAGGCACTGGAGGAGGGCGTTCGCGTCGCCGGCGTTACTGCCCACTACGTGACGACGGACCTCGATCAGGGACCGATTATCTCTCAACGAGCGTTCAACGTCCCCGCTGACGCAACGGAGGCAGAGCTCAAGGCTCGTGGACAGCCGCTCGAGGCCGAGGCGCTGATCGAGGCGGTACAGCTCCACCTCGATGACCAGCTCACGGTTCAGCAGGGTCGAACGGAAGTCGAAGAGCCCGACCGTGTCGACGTACAGCTCGGGGCTCCCGAGGAACTGGACCTTGCAAACCCCGACGCTCCCAGGGATAGACACGAGGAAAGCGCCGTCAGTGACGGTGAGACGACGGCCGTAGCTGACGACTGA